In Shewanella glacialimarina, the genomic stretch CTGCAAATGGTGTCACTTCTGATCCTGTACCTGAGGTCGTAGGGATAGCGACCATTTGTGCTTTTACGCCAAGTTTTGGGAATTTATAAATACGTTTACGAATATCCATAAAGCGCAGAGCTAAATCGGCGAAATCGACATCAGGATGTTCATACAATACCCAAATGATTTTCGCAGCATCCATAGGTGAACCGCCGCCTAAGGCAATGATGACATCAGGTTGAAAGCTTTGCGCTACTTTAGCGCCTTGTTTTACTATCGCCAGTGTCGGATCGGCTTCTACTTCATAGAATACTTCAGTTTCTAGTCCTTGGGCTTTTAGAATCTTAATAGTTTCATCGCAGTAACCGTTATTGAATAAGTATTTATCTGTGATGATAAGCGCGCGTTTCTTGGTTTCTAACTCTTCAAGTGCAATCGGTAAGCAACCACGGCGGAAATAAATAGATGAAGGAAGTTTATGCCACAACATATTTTCAGCCCTTTTTGCGACTATTTTCTTATTAATTAAATGACTTGGCCCGACGTTTTCTGAGATAGAGTTACCGCCCCAAGAACCACACCCCAAAGTGAGCGAAGGCGCCAGTTTAAAGTTATATAAGTCACCAATGCCACCTTGGGAAGCAGGGGTGTTGATCAAAATGCGTGCTGTTTTCATTCTAAAACCAAAGGTTTTCACGCGATCGCTTTGACTGTCTTGGTCTGTATATAAACCTGATGTATGACCAATACCGCCTAGAGTGACAAGTGCCTCAGCTTTATCCATAGCATCATTAAAATCTACAGCACGGTACATACCTAATAGAGGCGATAGTTTTTCATGGGCAAAAGCTTCTGTATCATTTATTTCAGTGACTTCGCCAATCAATACCTTAGTCCAGTTTGGAACTTTAAAACCTGCCATGGCGGCAATTTTTTCTGCACTTTGGCCTACTATATCGGCATTTAAATTGCCATTTTTAAGTATGACGTCTTGCATCAATTTAGTTTCAGCCACTGACAGGATGTAACCACCATGAGAGGCAAAGCGTTCTTTGACTTGATCATAGATGCTATCAACTACAACAACAGCTTGCTCTGATGCACATACCACACCATAGTCGAAGGTTTTAGACATTAATATAGAACTCACAGCACGTTTTATGTCTGCGGTTTCATCAATCACAATCGGTGTATTACCTGCTCCTACACCAATAGCAGGCTTGCCAGATGAATAGGCTGCTTTTACCATGCCAGGGCCACCAGTGGCTAAAATGAGATTAACTTTCTCATGGGTCATTAGCTGATTAGATAATGCAACTGAAGGCTCATCAATCCAGCCAATAATATCTTTAGGCGCACCAGCGGCAATGGCCGCATTTAATACAATTCTAGCCGCTGTTGTGGTGGATTTTTTTGCTCGTGGATGGGGTGAGAAAATAATACCATTGCGAGTTTTAAGATTAATAAGCGCTTTAAATATTGCGGTAGAGGTTGGGTTAGTGGTTGGCACAATGCCACAGATTATACCAACGGGTTCGGCAATCGTAATGGTGCCGAAGGTAATATCTTCTGCAATGATACCGCAGGTTTTATCGTCTTTATATTTATTATAAATGTATTCAGAGGCAAAATGGTTTTTAATCACTTTATCTTCAAGTAAGCCCATTTGAGTTTCAGTTGCTGCCATTTTAGCTAACAAAATACGTGAATCTGATGCGGCAAGTGCAGCGGCTCTAAATATTTTATCGACTTGTTGTTGGCTAAAATTAGCATATTCTTTTTGCGCTTTAGCAACCTTGTCGACTAATTGGTTAAGTTGCTCTGTGTTGGTGACGGTCATAATCACTTCCTTTAAAAAATAGTTAAATAAATCAGTTTTAGTTAACCATTCTCTATGTAATATCTACCTGGCTGATGTTATAAAATTACCTTTTTATCAGTACTTTTATCGTGATCAAGTCCACACATAAGTAGCAATTGTAATTTTATTACGATTTTTAGTGGTGAAATGAAGTTTAAATACGACTTATTATGAGCTGAGTTAGATGAAGCTTCCCTTAAATCAGCAGAGTTTCCGCAAAAAAGCAGGTTAAAAGTTTAATGTATTAGCCTGCCTCAATTTTCTCAGTTAGCCAAGGTGACTAAAGTTGATTTTTTGTGGCTAAATAGTGAGCCTGTAAATATTTCTTATATTTAGCCATTCTACGTTTAGTTTTAATTTGATCTAATATTAAACTCCACAGTGGCGAATCGTTCATTTTTGGCTTATTGCCTCGACTCATTCGACGTAACTGACGCTTAAT encodes the following:
- the adhE gene encoding bifunctional acetaldehyde-CoA/alcohol dehydrogenase, whose amino-acid sequence is MLHREWLTKTDLFNYFLKEVIMTVTNTEQLNQLVDKVAKAQKEYANFSQQQVDKIFRAAALAASDSRILLAKMAATETQMGLLEDKVIKNHFASEYIYNKYKDDKTCGIIAEDITFGTITIAEPVGIICGIVPTTNPTSTAIFKALINLKTRNGIIFSPHPRAKKSTTTAARIVLNAAIAAGAPKDIIGWIDEPSVALSNQLMTHEKVNLILATGGPGMVKAAYSSGKPAIGVGAGNTPIVIDETADIKRAVSSILMSKTFDYGVVCASEQAVVVVDSIYDQVKERFASHGGYILSVAETKLMQDVILKNGNLNADIVGQSAEKIAAMAGFKVPNWTKVLIGEVTEINDTEAFAHEKLSPLLGMYRAVDFNDAMDKAEALVTLGGIGHTSGLYTDQDSQSDRVKTFGFRMKTARILINTPASQGGIGDLYNFKLAPSLTLGCGSWGGNSISENVGPSHLINKKIVAKRAENMLWHKLPSSIYFRRGCLPIALEELETKKRALIITDKYLFNNGYCDETIKILKAQGLETEVFYEVEADPTLAIVKQGAKVAQSFQPDVIIALGGGSPMDAAKIIWVLYEHPDVDFADLALRFMDIRKRIYKFPKLGVKAQMVAIPTTSGTGSEVTPFAVVTDEVTGMKYPIADYQLTPNMAIVDPNLVMNMPKSLTAYGGIDAITHALEAYVSVMANEFSDGQALQALDLLCEHLPAAYELGANAPVAREKVHNGATIAGIAFANAFLGICHSMAHKLGAEFHLAHGLANALLISNVIRFNATDMPTKQASFSQYDRPKALCRYAAIAEHLKLDGVTKAKTDKQKVDLLIAKIDQLKSVIGIPVSIQAAGVNEADFLAKLDELAEHAFDDQCTGANPRFPLISELKQVLLDSFYGTPYQDK